The Micromonospora krabiensis genome window below encodes:
- a CDS encoding ABC transporter substrate-binding protein, with translation MKRWKLTRIVAAAAAVALAASGCTGTEQQSGPGTDGRVAYLDYGDFGGGSNPQANYNPYLDASRLGATEYLFEQLVAYDNYGCQAKPWLATEWSWTDPQTLVWKLRDGVTWNDGKPFTADDVTFTYDMLKQHKALDVKGIWRYLSAVETTDPRTVTMRFTQPGAAAFTLFSEIKIVPKHVWSTVSDPVTFTNADKPVGTGPFTVKAFNPQQLTLGRNADYWQADKVKVDELRFHKADGGGQIDQLKLSRGEYDTNAMFVPDIKKAYVDRDPEHNKYWYPSGGSISVYMNLTKAPFDDTAFRRALVPAFNRQEIVDKAQLGYVKPASQTGLVVPGQATWLPPDIPNQGIVAYDQAKADADLTAAGYPRNGDGKRAGKDGKPIAFSFRVPGSWTDWVQAQRIIVANLTALGFTVRAETPTPEAYENDRAIGNYDMLLGVHGGSCNMFRNFQEPLASDQSAPIGKKAVSNFVRWNDPRTDQLIDTLRTATDEAAQKAAVADLAKVMTDQVPVIPLWYGAKWFQYRTAKATGWPNEENPYAAPSDNLLIITNLQPAGSNAK, from the coding sequence GTGAAACGATGGAAGCTCACCCGGATCGTCGCGGCAGCCGCCGCCGTCGCCCTCGCGGCCAGCGGCTGTACCGGCACCGAACAGCAGTCCGGCCCCGGCACCGACGGCCGCGTCGCCTACCTCGACTACGGCGACTTCGGCGGCGGCAGCAACCCGCAGGCCAACTACAACCCCTACCTGGACGCCAGCCGGCTCGGCGCCACCGAGTACCTCTTCGAACAGCTGGTCGCCTACGACAACTACGGCTGTCAGGCCAAGCCGTGGCTCGCCACCGAGTGGAGCTGGACCGACCCGCAGACGTTGGTCTGGAAGCTGCGCGACGGTGTCACGTGGAACGACGGCAAGCCGTTCACCGCCGACGACGTCACCTTCACGTACGACATGCTGAAGCAGCACAAGGCGCTGGACGTCAAGGGCATCTGGCGTTACCTGAGTGCCGTCGAGACGACCGACCCGCGCACCGTCACCATGCGCTTCACCCAGCCCGGCGCGGCGGCGTTCACCCTGTTCAGCGAGATCAAGATCGTCCCGAAACACGTCTGGTCCACCGTGTCCGACCCGGTGACCTTCACCAACGCCGACAAGCCGGTCGGCACCGGTCCGTTCACCGTCAAGGCGTTCAACCCCCAGCAGCTGACCCTCGGCCGCAACGCCGACTACTGGCAGGCCGACAAGGTCAAGGTCGACGAGCTGCGGTTCCACAAGGCCGACGGCGGCGGGCAGATCGACCAGCTCAAGCTCAGCCGTGGCGAGTACGACACCAACGCGATGTTCGTGCCGGACATCAAGAAGGCGTACGTCGACCGGGACCCCGAGCACAACAAGTACTGGTACCCCTCGGGTGGCTCGATCAGCGTCTACATGAACCTCACCAAGGCGCCGTTCGACGACACCGCCTTCCGCCGGGCCCTCGTGCCCGCCTTCAACCGGCAGGAGATCGTCGACAAGGCGCAGCTCGGTTACGTCAAGCCGGCCAGCCAGACCGGTCTCGTGGTGCCCGGGCAGGCGACCTGGCTGCCCCCGGACATCCCCAACCAGGGCATCGTCGCGTACGACCAGGCCAAGGCCGACGCCGACCTGACCGCCGCCGGCTACCCGCGCAACGGCGACGGCAAGCGCGCCGGCAAGGACGGCAAACCCATCGCGTTCAGCTTCCGGGTGCCCGGCTCCTGGACCGACTGGGTCCAGGCCCAACGGATCATCGTGGCCAACCTGACCGCGCTCGGCTTCACCGTCCGGGCCGAGACGCCGACCCCCGAGGCGTACGAGAACGACCGGGCGATCGGCAACTACGACATGCTGCTCGGCGTGCACGGCGGAAGCTGCAACATGTTCCGCAACTTCCAGGAGCCGCTGGCCAGCGACCAGTCCGCGCCGATCGGCAAGAAGGCGGTCAGCAACTTCGTCCGGTGGAACGACCCCCGCACCGACCAGCTGATCGACACCCTGCGCACCGCGACCGACGAGGCCGCCCAGAAGGCCGCCGTCGCCGACCTGGCCAAGGTCATGACCGACCAGGTGCCGGTCATCCCGCTCTGGTACGGCGCCAAGTGGTTCCAGTACCGCACCGCCAAGGCGACCGGTTGGCCGAACGAGGAGAACCCGTACGCCGCACCCAGCGACAACCTGCTGATCATCACGAACCTGCAGCCCGCCGGGTCGAACGC
- a CDS encoding beta-galactosidase produces MSRVLLHDRRIVVDGRPRLLLAGEVHYFRLPRAQWADRLDRLRECGGDTVATYVPWLWHELPNGDVDLTGRTHEQRDLAGFLDLAHERGLYAVVRPGPFIMAEVKNEGIPYRVYDEHPHLLPTTWDGRTVETRTIDYLAPEFLAATDGWYAQVMPVIAERLADRGGPVIAVQLDNEIGMLSWVTNSPDLTDGLCEDLRRWAVDRYGKDGAADRIGADPGDPVAWAAALRTPAEPRSLAVHDDLGRYMRDRYRRYVAALRDSAERHGVTGVPFLVNVHGTGGGRGRTFPIGISQLFEAYRGQPQLTSGSDYYLGDLTVTNVADLYVGNAFLAAVHDADQPLTSLEFEAGNGDYGQDLSTLYPPEAVELKARLCVAQGNRLLNLYLFAGGYNPPLAEPVGDGNDRIAFTGERHGFAAPVDPEGRLNPTFDAARRALHAVRGVADLLADSDEEDDGLALGFVPDHYLTEYRHPGSASRAEQVADLERFRGMGPRDVLARALLLAGFSFPAVDLSSADPATTPPVIALASAATLGRDVQRRLVAHLRRGGGLLLHGVLPERDHDGTPCTLLADALGLTGTGRVEGGPHYFPSVVGQRWAAGPAEARVGYAQRLAGAGAEPVLTEVGSGQPCAVEVTVGAGRALVVAADVPCDLDFWRAAMARLGVRPRLSPDADNPGLVLTSTVDRAGQRLLHLINVAPSAVTVTLGWQGVPLLAGRRLRVPARTGLILPFGVSVGAATLVETTCELISRDGDTVLLRPTQGDDEVVLRTDRPVTASRGTVRVTDGRAVVRLPGAPDGEPVRISVG; encoded by the coding sequence ATGTCGCGAGTTCTTCTCCACGACCGCAGGATCGTCGTCGACGGCCGCCCCCGCCTGCTGCTGGCCGGGGAGGTGCACTACTTCCGGCTGCCCCGCGCCCAGTGGGCGGACCGGCTGGACCGGCTCCGCGAGTGCGGCGGCGACACGGTCGCGACCTACGTGCCCTGGCTGTGGCACGAGCTGCCGAACGGCGACGTGGACCTCACCGGACGCACCCACGAGCAGCGGGACCTGGCCGGGTTCCTGGACCTCGCCCACGAGCGCGGGCTGTACGCGGTGGTCCGACCCGGACCGTTCATCATGGCCGAGGTCAAGAACGAGGGCATCCCCTACCGGGTGTACGACGAGCACCCGCACCTGCTGCCGACCACCTGGGACGGTCGAACCGTCGAGACCCGCACCATCGACTACCTGGCCCCGGAGTTCCTGGCCGCCACCGACGGCTGGTACGCCCAGGTCATGCCGGTGATCGCCGAACGGCTCGCCGACCGGGGCGGGCCGGTGATCGCCGTCCAGCTGGACAACGAGATCGGGATGCTCTCCTGGGTGACCAACTCCCCCGACCTCACCGACGGCCTCTGCGAGGACCTGCGGCGCTGGGCCGTCGACCGGTACGGCAAGGACGGCGCGGCCGACCGGATCGGCGCCGACCCCGGCGACCCGGTGGCCTGGGCGGCGGCGCTGCGCACACCGGCCGAGCCGCGCTCCCTCGCCGTGCACGACGACCTCGGCCGCTACATGCGGGACCGCTACCGGCGGTACGTGGCGGCACTGCGCGACTCCGCCGAGCGGCACGGCGTGACCGGCGTGCCGTTCCTGGTCAACGTGCACGGCACCGGCGGCGGTCGCGGCCGGACCTTCCCGATCGGCATCAGCCAGCTCTTCGAGGCCTACCGCGGGCAGCCGCAGCTCACCTCCGGGTCCGACTACTACCTCGGCGACCTGACCGTCACGAACGTCGCCGACCTCTACGTCGGCAACGCGTTCCTGGCCGCGGTGCACGATGCCGACCAGCCGCTGACCTCGCTGGAGTTCGAGGCGGGCAACGGCGACTACGGCCAGGACCTGTCCACCCTCTACCCACCGGAGGCGGTCGAGCTGAAGGCCCGGCTCTGCGTGGCCCAGGGCAACCGGCTGCTCAACCTGTACCTCTTCGCCGGCGGCTACAACCCGCCCCTGGCCGAGCCGGTCGGCGACGGCAACGACCGGATCGCGTTCACCGGCGAGCGGCACGGCTTCGCCGCCCCCGTCGACCCGGAGGGGCGACTCAACCCGACCTTCGACGCGGCCCGGCGAGCGCTGCACGCCGTCCGCGGGGTCGCCGACCTGCTGGCCGACTCCGACGAGGAGGACGACGGGCTGGCGCTCGGCTTCGTGCCGGACCACTACCTGACCGAGTACCGGCACCCGGGCTCGGCGTCCCGCGCCGAGCAGGTCGCCGACCTGGAGCGCTTCCGCGGCATGGGCCCGCGCGACGTGCTGGCCCGGGCGCTGCTGCTGGCCGGCTTCTCGTTCCCCGCCGTCGACCTCTCGTCGGCCGACCCGGCCACCACCCCGCCGGTGATCGCGCTCGCCAGCGCCGCCACGCTCGGCCGGGACGTGCAGCGACGGCTGGTCGCGCACCTGCGGCGCGGCGGCGGCCTGCTGCTGCACGGGGTGCTGCCGGAGCGGGACCACGACGGCACCCCGTGCACGCTCCTCGCCGACGCCCTCGGGCTCACCGGCACCGGCCGGGTCGAGGGCGGGCCGCACTACTTCCCGTCCGTGGTCGGGCAGCGCTGGGCGGCCGGCCCGGCCGAGGCCCGGGTCGGCTACGCCCAGCGGCTGGCCGGCGCGGGCGCCGAGCCGGTGCTCACCGAGGTCGGCTCCGGCCAGCCGTGCGCCGTGGAGGTCACGGTCGGCGCCGGGCGGGCCCTGGTGGTCGCCGCCGACGTACCCTGTGACCTGGACTTCTGGCGCGCGGCGATGGCGCGGCTCGGGGTGCGCCCCCGGCTGTCCCCGGACGCCGACAACCCGGGCCTGGTGCTCACCTCCACGGTGGACCGGGCCGGGCAGCGCCTGCTGCACCTGATCAACGTCGCGCCCTCGGCGGTCACCGTCACGCTCGGCTGGCAGGGCGTCCCGCTGCTGGCCGGCCGTCGCCTGCGGGTGCCCGCGCGCACCGGGCTGATCCTGCCGTTCGGCGTCTCCGTCGGCGCCGCCACGCTGGTCGAGACGACCTGCGAGCTGATCTCCCGGGACGGCGACACGGTGCTGCTGCGCCCGACCCAGGGCGACGACGAGGTGGTGCTGCGCACCGACCGGCCGGTCACCGCGAGTCGGGGCACCGTCCGGGTCACGGACGGGCGGGCGGTCGTCCGCCTGCCGGGCGCGCCCGACGGCGAGCCGGTCCGGATCTCGGTGGGGTGA
- a CDS encoding LacI family DNA-binding transcriptional regulator produces MGNSRVTVREIARLAGVSVATVSRVSNGTGQVSEEMRRRVLEAIEKHGYRPDHLGRALAARRHGALGLVFPGLSGPYFTELIQGFESEAVPARASVHILCTHLREDSDDQVLEMARRVDGVAVIGGTISEPALLRLAELVPVVVLAGRGPETVPSVSVDNAPAMTRLTRHLLVDHGLRRLVFVGSPDGSPDVSERWAGFLAAHRESGVTPPAEPVRVAMQQPDGVLAAEQLFRDPTTAPDAVVCANDEIALGALVGALGRGLRVPEDVVITGFDDAPMAALVTPPLTTVRQPVRDLAAEAARLILSAVDAPGGPAPDSIVLPTEFVVRRSCGCATEPPTGGTGK; encoded by the coding sequence ATGGGCAATAGTCGGGTCACGGTTCGGGAGATCGCCCGGCTGGCCGGCGTCTCGGTCGCCACGGTGTCCCGGGTCTCCAACGGCACCGGTCAGGTGTCCGAGGAGATGCGCCGCCGCGTCCTCGAGGCCATCGAGAAGCACGGCTACCGTCCGGACCACCTCGGGCGGGCGCTCGCGGCCCGCCGGCACGGTGCCCTCGGTCTGGTCTTCCCGGGCCTGTCCGGCCCGTACTTCACCGAGTTGATCCAGGGCTTCGAGTCGGAGGCCGTGCCGGCCCGGGCCAGCGTGCACATTCTCTGCACCCACCTGCGCGAGGACTCCGACGACCAGGTCCTGGAGATGGCCCGGCGGGTCGACGGTGTCGCCGTCATCGGCGGCACCATCTCCGAGCCGGCGCTGCTCCGGCTCGCCGAGCTGGTCCCGGTCGTCGTGCTGGCCGGCCGGGGTCCGGAGACCGTGCCCTCGGTCAGCGTCGACAACGCCCCGGCCATGACCCGCCTGACCCGGCACCTGCTCGTCGACCACGGCCTGCGCCGACTGGTCTTCGTCGGCAGCCCCGACGGATCCCCCGACGTCAGCGAACGGTGGGCCGGCTTCCTGGCGGCGCACCGGGAGTCGGGCGTCACCCCGCCCGCCGAGCCGGTCCGGGTCGCCATGCAGCAACCGGACGGCGTGCTCGCCGCCGAGCAGTTGTTCCGCGACCCGACGACCGCGCCGGACGCCGTCGTGTGCGCCAACGACGAGATCGCGCTCGGCGCTCTCGTCGGCGCCCTCGGCCGGGGCCTGCGCGTGCCGGAGGACGTCGTCATCACCGGCTTCGACGACGCGCCCATGGCCGCCCTCGTCACACCCCCGCTCACCACCGTGCGGCAGCCCGTCCGAGACCTGGCCGCGGAGGCCGCCCGGCTGATCCTCTCCGCCGTCGACGCCCCCGGCGGCCCGGCCCCCGACAGCATCGTCCTCCCCACCGAGTTCGTCGTGCGCCGCAGCTGCGGCTGCGCGACGGAACCCCCCACTGGAGGTACCGGCAAGTGA